Proteins from a genomic interval of Tenacibaculum sp. SZ-18:
- a CDS encoding glycosyltransferase family 4 protein: MRIGMILDKVFPPDPRVENEAIELIKEGHKVFLFCLTYSKEKSQEIINGIHVRRYYNTTLIYKFSALAYTVPVYSYCMKNKIDHFIKTNNIEVIHIHDMIIAEACFLANKKYQLPTVLDLHENRPEILKFYPYMQKLYGKLLVSVKRWKKKEEEFVKKSDKIVVVTDEAKNELSSRVRSKTKDIIVVPNTIRKSFYQNKKNVSIPYKKGANEFNVLYLGDTGDRRGLRTVIEALQILKSQDKIQNIIFLVIGKITNRKLLSLVDKYNLKKHVKFIGWQDQETFPFWISQADVCVSPLHKNLHHDTTYANKLFQYMSFGKALLLSDVLAQKELMEKVGSGVVHKEQNAQDFADKLLDLYNNDGLRIEMGKKGEKFVRNDFTWDKTSNQLKEIYKTII; this comes from the coding sequence ATGAGAATAGGAATGATTTTAGATAAAGTTTTCCCTCCTGATCCAAGAGTGGAAAATGAGGCTATTGAACTTATAAAAGAAGGACATAAAGTCTTTTTATTTTGTCTTACTTATTCCAAAGAAAAATCACAAGAAATAATTAATGGCATTCATGTTCGCAGATATTATAACACAACATTGATTTATAAATTTTCTGCATTGGCTTACACAGTGCCTGTGTATAGTTACTGTATGAAAAATAAAATTGATCACTTTATAAAAACTAATAACATTGAAGTAATTCATATCCATGATATGATTATTGCAGAAGCTTGTTTTTTAGCAAATAAAAAGTATCAACTTCCAACTGTTTTAGATTTGCATGAAAATAGACCTGAAATTTTAAAGTTTTATCCTTACATGCAAAAACTGTATGGGAAGTTATTGGTTTCTGTAAAACGCTGGAAGAAAAAAGAGGAGGAGTTTGTTAAAAAGTCTGATAAAATTGTGGTTGTTACTGATGAAGCAAAGAATGAATTGTCAAGTCGTGTTCGTTCAAAAACAAAGGATATAATTGTCGTTCCTAATACGATTAGAAAATCCTTTTATCAGAATAAAAAGAATGTTTCTATTCCATATAAAAAGGGAGCAAATGAGTTTAATGTTTTATATCTTGGAGATACTGGAGACCGAAGAGGATTGAGAACTGTAATAGAGGCCCTTCAAATACTTAAAAGCCAAGATAAAATTCAGAATATAATTTTTTTAGTAATTGGTAAGATTACTAACCGTAAGCTATTAAGTTTAGTTGATAAATATAATTTAAAAAAACATGTGAAATTTATAGGTTGGCAAGATCAAGAAACGTTTCCATTTTGGATTTCGCAAGCTGATGTTTGTGTTTCTCCTTTGCATAAAAATTTACATCACGATACAACCTATGCAAATAAGTTATTCCAATATATGAGTTTTGGTAAAGCGTTATTATTAAGTGATGTTTTAGCTCAAAAAGAACTTATGGAGAAAGTGGGTTCAGGAGTAGTTCATAAAGAACAAAATGCTCAAGATTTTGCGGACAAACTTTTGGATTTATATAATAATGATGGGTTAAGAATTGAAATGGGGAAGAAAGGAGAAAAGTTTGTTAGAAATGATTTTACCTGGGATAAAACGTCGAATCAATTAAAAGAAATATATAAAACAATCATTTGA
- a CDS encoding methyltransferase gives MYSKLPVYRYNRTINFLKEMLPPPATVLDLGVRNPFSEIMEMEGYTVLNTNGEDFDLVPEIVKEYKVDAVTSFEVFEHLIAPFNILREIECDKLITTVPLKLWFASAYRSKTDMWDRHYHEFEDWQFDWLLEKSGWDKKQSEKWISPTKQIGIRPILRRFTPRYYAVYAEKSAT, from the coding sequence ATGTATTCAAAACTACCTGTATATAGATATAACAGAACCATTAATTTTTTAAAAGAAATGTTGCCACCACCAGCAACAGTTTTAGATTTAGGTGTGAGAAACCCTTTCAGTGAAATTATGGAGATGGAAGGTTACACAGTACTTAATACAAATGGAGAAGATTTTGATTTAGTACCAGAAATTGTAAAAGAATATAAAGTTGATGCTGTAACATCTTTTGAGGTATTTGAACATTTAATAGCTCCGTTTAATATATTAAGAGAAATTGAATGCGATAAATTAATTACTACGGTTCCTTTGAAATTATGGTTTGCATCAGCTTATAGAAGTAAAACTGATATGTGGGATAGACATTATCATGAATTTGAAGATTGGCAGTTTGATTGGTTGTTGGAGAAATCAGGTTGGGATAAGAAGCAAAGTGAGAAATGGATAAGTCCAACTAAACAAATCGGAATAAGACCTATTCTGAGAAGATTTACTCCGAGATATTACGCAGTTTACGCTGAAAAGTCTGCGACATGA
- a CDS encoding glycosyltransferase family 4 protein, with translation MKVLIVTYYWPPAGGAGVQRWLKFTKYLRDFGIEPVIFTADNPHYPILDDSLQRDIPDGVEVIKCPIFEPNGLLYRLKKRKVKNSAGFLEENPSLLSRLLIYIRANLFIPDARMFWIKPSVKKIKKYLSQNEIDVLITTGPPHSLHMIGYHVKKKTGIKWIADFRDPWTGIDYFHLLPLTNFARKKHFRQEDNVFKNSDKVIMVSKTSKEKYKNQANSIEVITNGYDTDSIEEESIVLDEKFTISHIGSMNAARNPKKLWKVLAELCEDDEEFSNDLQIQLIGKLDEKVVKEYINPYQFKNILHRDYIPHKEAKQYQKQSQVLLLVVNDTPNAKEIVTGKVFEYLQAKRPIIAIGPEDGDLADVLKETKSGSTFHYDNRDGLKEEIRLLYGKYKLGKLKIESSNIEKYHRKQLTEHLSYIIKELIKK, from the coding sequence TTGAAAGTTTTAATTGTTACATATTATTGGCCGCCCGCAGGAGGTGCAGGTGTGCAGAGATGGTTAAAGTTCACTAAGTATTTACGTGATTTCGGTATTGAACCAGTAATTTTTACAGCAGATAATCCACATTACCCAATTTTAGATGATAGTTTGCAAAGGGATATTCCTGATGGGGTAGAGGTGATTAAATGCCCAATTTTTGAACCTAATGGATTGCTTTATAGATTAAAAAAGAGAAAGGTTAAAAATAGTGCTGGTTTTTTAGAGGAAAATCCATCATTACTTTCAAGGTTGTTAATTTATATCAGAGCTAATTTATTTATTCCAGATGCTAGAATGTTTTGGATTAAACCTTCAGTAAAAAAGATTAAGAAATATTTATCTCAAAATGAAATAGATGTTCTAATTACTACTGGACCACCACATAGTTTACACATGATTGGATACCATGTGAAAAAGAAAACAGGAATCAAATGGATTGCTGATTTTCGTGATCCTTGGACAGGGATTGACTACTTTCATTTATTGCCTTTAACGAATTTTGCCAGGAAAAAGCACTTCCGTCAGGAAGACAATGTCTTTAAAAATTCTGATAAAGTAATCATGGTAAGTAAAACTTCGAAAGAAAAGTATAAGAATCAAGCTAATTCAATAGAAGTAATTACAAATGGTTATGATACAGATTCAATAGAAGAAGAAAGTATTGTTTTAGATGAGAAGTTTACAATTTCTCATATTGGCTCAATGAATGCTGCTAGGAACCCGAAAAAATTATGGAAAGTATTAGCTGAATTGTGTGAAGATGATGAAGAATTCAGTAACGATTTACAAATTCAGTTAATAGGAAAATTGGATGAAAAAGTTGTAAAGGAATATATTAATCCATATCAGTTTAAAAATATATTGCATCGTGACTATATTCCTCATAAAGAGGCGAAGCAATATCAAAAACAATCTCAAGTTCTATTATTGGTAGTCAATGATACTCCAAATGCTAAAGAAATTGTAACGGGAAAAGTGTTTGAGTATTTGCAAGCTAAACGACCAATAATTGCAATTGGACCAGAAGATGGCGATTTGGCTGATGTACTTAAAGAAACTAAATCTGGAAGTACATTTCATTATGATAATCGAGATGGTTTAAAAGAAGAAATTAGGTTACTTTATGGAAAGTACAAACTAGGTAAATTAAAAATAGAGTCATCAAATATTGAAAAGTATCATAGAAAACAACTTACGGAACATTTATCATATATTATTAAAGAACTAATCAAAAAATAA